In the genome of Leishmania infantum JPCM5 genome chromosome 27, one region contains:
- the ACP gene encoding putative acyl carrier protein, with the protein MQRPVIRRLGNRSAFTLVAAVARSSQMRSAVRVPSGSHARVIPSFMCSLRAYSGSHHDEPSSRSGQYLLDKNDVLTRVLEVVKNFEKVDASKVTPESHFVKDLGLNSLDVVEVVFAIEQEFILDIPDHDAEKIQSIPDAVEYIAQNPMAK; encoded by the coding sequence ATGCAGCGCCCAGTTATTCGTCGTCTGGGCAATCGCTCAGCGTTTACCTTagtcgctgctgtggctAGGTCCTCGCAGATGCGAAGTGCTGTCCGTGTCCCTTCAGGATCTCATGCTCGCGTCATCCCTTCTTTCATGTGCTCGCTGCGAGCGTACTCCGGCAGCCACCACGATGAACCGTCTTCCCGCAGTGGTCAGTACCTGCTTGACAAGAACGACGTCCTCACCCGTGTTTTGGAGGTAGTAAAGAACTTTGAGAAGGTCGATGCCTCCAAGGTGACCCCTGAGTCACACTTTGTGAAGGATCTGGGTTTGAACTCTCTCGATGTAGTGGAGGTTGTGTTTGCGATCGAACAAGAATTTATTCTAGACATCCCGGATCACGATGCGGAGAAAATCCAGTCCATTCCCGACGCCGTCGAGTACATTGCACAAAACCCCATGGCCAAGTAA